atctataatatcTATATAAAAGCAGAGTTTCTGCAGCCTGAAGGGCAAAAAAGTCGTTCAACAATTTATTCCAAAAACTATGGAAGTTGGGCATGGATATTTTGGTAAAAAGACATTTTATTTCCCTTAGATTGAATCTCAGCCGTTCGATTTCGATTGACAAAGATTTGGGTTTTTAATTCCATCCGTTTCACTTTTCCATTCCATCTGAAACGCATTTCATTTCACCTCTCTCACATTATTCTTCCGTTTCTTTTCTCACCCCTTTTTCATTCGgatccttctccttctctgaagctccataacaaaaaaaacatatgaCTAAGATTCACTAGAGCAGAGTcgtgcgagagagagagagagggtccAGCCGAAGAGATGAGTTCGTGCGGCACTGGGTGAGACAGCGGATCTGGTGCGATGAAGATGGCGTTGCTGTGAGAAGTCTGCAGAGAGGGTGAGAAACGTGAAAGACATAAATCAAATTGGAAATTGGAGAGTTCCTATGGTTTTTTGTTTCGGACGGTGCGTTTTGTTTTCCCCCAATCTCTGCAATGTCCcttctcttcatttttctcaCTGATTTCACTTTGTTGAATTGGATTCCGCTCTATTTCAACTCAAGTGGGTATGATCAATTTCCTTCTTTTCTGAAAGCTGCAAAGTCATTTCAACCAATGCCCCCTATAACATCGCCGGATACCGTTAACGATTTCGCCAGTTATTCCACTGCAATTGGGAATCACTCTAAGAACCAACACAGTATGGTAACCGActctttctctcattttcttattGAATGTTTAGGGATCCAATCTTTCTCTCTGCCTCAGTTTATTTTCTTACCTGGGTTTTCTTATCAGTATGCTTTTGACTTGAATTTCTGTGATTATTAGAGGAAGGTCTCTTCCAGCACGAGAACTTCGATTTCAGACTAATCTCCAATTTTTTGCTTTTCTGGTGCAATTTCAGTTATGTCGCTTATGTTACGGGCACCACTGCTTCCGCCTTTGATTTTTTGCTCCTCCACTGTTGTGCGCCTTGGCTGGGTTCATCTGTGTGTTAGGTTTATTTCTCTTTAACTTTTTGATTGTTATTCTGTGattatcttcttcctcctaaTACATATTTTCCTTAGTTTAGGAGCCTTAGGTGGACTTCTCATTTCCACGGTGAAGGTTCATTTGTTCATCTCAAATTTGTTTATTTGATTCATCTGAACTGTCACCCATGCTTGCATTTTGGGTTTGAATTGAATGGATGTTTTatgcttttgtgtttttctATTTTTGGGGTTTACTCAAGCTATAAACACAATTCGTTAGCTGATGCATAAGTTTGAAGGAAGAAATAATATGACCTGCATGTTTGATGGAttcttttgtttcaaaaatttCGATTCAAATCCCTTAATGTCCTCAATCAACCATCCTTTTCTCCAAACAGTTTATTTTTTCCGCATAGATCAACCCGCACTGTTGCCTTGATTTTTCTCTTCGCATCTATTAATTTCTTTCATTTATAATTATGTGGCTATGTTGGCTGAAAATATGGTTTGATTCCTTCATAGCAAAGCCAAGCTCGCCTAGGTCTGACAATGACCGGAAGTGGAAGGAGTAAGGTATAGGGGTTTTTGCCCGATGATGGGAGGTAGTTGCATGATTGAAAATTTTCTTCAAATTTTCTGAAGCAGTCAAGTTCACTTCTTCCTGTATTGGTTAAATTcaagttttttcatttttaattttatctttcttcccaattcaatttcttatttattcttgaatttaTTTGAAATCTGATCATGTGTGTGGAAAAGGCATATATGTTAAACAACTTATTATATTCtcagttcaatttttttaattgtgaCTGTTGTTTCTTTCTCCTTTAAAATTGGATTTCATGTGTTAGAAAACCTCACACTAATTCGAGTGATTATTTCTTTTCGTAGTGTGTTCTGTGACAGCAACGCAAGAGGTATCACCACAGCTTTTCCTGTTAAGTGCCTCTTCTGTAAGGTTTGTTGTTGCAGACCAAGCTTCCTTTACAGTTTACATTTCTGATGGCATCCATTGCTTCTTGATTTGTCATTACCTTGAATAATTTAATATACAGATGTAAGAAGTGCAAAAATATGGTCCATAAGGTGTGTGCATAGTTCATTATTTGTCAAATCTTACCTTCCATAACCCATCACTGGCTAATATAACAAACTCTGCATCATCATCTATCAGCTCCACTACTATATATATGGTTCTGAGCTC
This is a stretch of genomic DNA from Lotus japonicus ecotype B-129 chromosome 1, LjGifu_v1.2. It encodes these proteins:
- the LOC130733070 gene encoding uncharacterized protein LOC130733070 isoform X3, producing MVFCFGRGYDQFPSFLKAAKSFQPMPPITSPDTVNDFASYSTAIGNHSKNQHIMSLMLRAPLLPPLIFCSSTVVRLGWVHLCVSVFCDSNARGITTAFPVKCLFCKLHYYIYGSELKCFFRLKCFELSFNICSLHYISKFSPRVRLHYEKRKVLIPEMKTQQTPTIYPPMLASGLFKQGNSVEKVTLNLLQRQASSRHCHERKEKGCF
- the LOC130733070 gene encoding uncharacterized protein LOC130733070 isoform X2, whose amino-acid sequence is MSLLFIFLTDFTLLNWIPLYFNSSGYDQFPSFLKAAKSFQPMPPITSPDTVNDFASYSTAIGNHSKNQHIMSLMLRAPLLPPLIFCSSTVVRLGWVHLCVSVFCDSNARGITTAFPVKCLFCKLHYYIYGSELKCFFRLKCFELSFNICSLHYISKFSPRVRLHYEKRKMKTQQTPTIYPPMLASGLFKQGNSVEKVTLNLLQRQASSRHCHERKEKGCF
- the LOC130733070 gene encoding uncharacterized protein LOC130733070 isoform X1 produces the protein MSLLFIFLTDFTLLNWIPLYFNSSGYDQFPSFLKAAKSFQPMPPITSPDTVNDFASYSTAIGNHSKNQHIMSLMLRAPLLPPLIFCSSTVVRLGWVHLCVSVFCDSNARGITTAFPVKCLFCKLHYYIYGSELKCFFRLKCFELSFNICSLHYISKFSPRVRLHYEKRKVLIPEMKTQQTPTIYPPMLASGLFKQGNSVEKVTLNLLQRQASSRHCHERKEKGCF
- the LOC130733070 gene encoding uncharacterized protein LOC130733070 isoform X4, which encodes MPPITSPDTVNDFASYSTAIGNHSKNQHIMSLMLRAPLLPPLIFCSSTVVRLGWVHLCVSVFCDSNARGITTAFPVKCLFCKLHYYIYGSELKCFFRLKCFELSFNICSLHYISKFSPRVRLHYEKRKVLIPEMKTQQTPTIYPPMLASGLFKQGNSVEKVTLNLLQRQASSRHCHERKEKGCF